The Rhineura floridana isolate rRhiFlo1 chromosome 10, rRhiFlo1.hap2, whole genome shotgun sequence genome includes a region encoding these proteins:
- the LOC133365571 gene encoding uncharacterized protein LOC133365571 has protein sequence MAEQPGMSPSTHMVPDQPDMPQSAKPQHTNTSKTRHAKALAKTKHLSSHSKPKRPRYVSVPTTTTAQTHISDIFHSPAPAADEEEFVGFPPHGSPNEPTSGLPPQTSVPIAHQAHTSHTSGLQLSPDFLSQLQAMLAYFTQMQSLPQVPARPPLNMDQRAFHAAHPSCSPDPFDVARGRCTDEASYAEELTFTDHVEGDDWSDYSDHEEDTSYRLFNTSDYQPLARRVLHTLGLQTAPSTSSAPTLKGAKVLKSPAPTEHYIPVPDPIAKLASEEWAHPLKARCFKNMADRLYALAPDFATKLDVPGIDEPIARLVSRSILPRKGESHLKDTTERRIDFALRKNHEATALAMRASASASIFSRASMMWLDDLLEDDNPDPVAFKRALLKLRKTAAFVADATLDATQLGARAMTTQIVARRTLWLRHWQADSAARLNLSKAPYSGSLLFGEEALKAVLVDPKDAHKPVLATIKNIDHRPLRRFPSFRSNQPFRGTRPGGRGCDFRPYDSNAFRGSWNRRPQGRDLRLAGQLRQKPSPTNPTPTTSWGNVGHPAGNGLPVSRSHHCHHKHRKVPDATNIRRRHASRQSARDVYLHNPHCTLGSSSHSAPSVDSVAFSKRHCQLQPSQSSFEPRSAPLLPLVDQGSTPLQGHVVQRTPQNRRDHRRQPHRLGSPLQLPVCSGGLAQRRASSKHQLAGTKGCPLGSMSFSVSVPFASCAHSNRQHVCKITFEQTRGHQVSSSAGLSLPHLCLGRTTSTIPESRAPQRDFECDSRLAQQTTGLPGRMETSSSHFPSSPVSVRRPLSRPVCFQSQLPASQVLCPIPGLNSRSSGCSDNTVARRSIVRLSPHTIVSQNLEEGANRKGTAGSDSTILATPSVVLRSSGNVNDGPLDTSSNARPLIPGSSTAPGPYLAQSNSVAFERRHLRSAGLSDAVIDIILASRRPSTTRIYQHTWVAFSKWCQSHHHDPSQANVHQVLQFLHSGFMMGLRPNTLRRHASTLSSILSVSSPGDHISSHPFIKRFLRGVALRSPAVVHRFPSWSLPKVLQALQRPPFEPIRTVPLRILSFKVLFLIAITSARRVSELGALSSARHLCVFHKDSVVLKTDPSFRPKVDSVFHCNQDIVLPSFCPNPTHPLEKAWHSLDVRRALKTYLSRTQEIRRTESLFVSFHPGSMGHKVSNPTLSRWLRACITLAYESLKLPVPVSITAHSTRSAATSAAFATNAPVADICRAAVWSSPHWFIRHYKIDRYASADASFGRRVLQQVLNED, from the exons atggcagaacagccaggcatgtcaccatcaacacacatggtgccagatcagccagacatgccacaatcagccaagccacaacatactaacacgtctaagaccagacatgccaaagcactggctaagacaaaacatctttccagccatagtaaaccaaagcgccctcgttatgtctctgtgccaacaaccaccacagcacagacacacataagtgatattttccattctcctgctcctgccgctgacgaggaagagtttgttggctttccccctcacggttcgcctaacgaacctacctctggcttaccgcctcagacatctgttccaatagcccaccaggcacatacatctcacacatctggtctgcagctgtctcctgatttcctctcccaactccaagccatgctggcttatttcacacaaatgcagtcactaccacaggttcctgccagacccccactcaacatggaccaacgcgcgttccatgctgctcatccttcctgctcgccagatcccttcgatgtagccagaggcagatgtacggacgaagcctcgtatgcggaggagttaactttcactgaccatgttgaaggagacgactggagcgactattcagatcatgaggaggatacatcgtatcgcttgttcaatacctcagattaccaaccgctcgcacgtagggtacttcatacccttggtctccagactgcgccctcaacttcgtccgctccaactctcaaaggggccaaggtcctcaaatcccctgcacctactgaacactacatcccggtgccagacccaattgccaaattagcttccgaagaatgggcccacccgctcaaagctcgatgcttcaagaacatggctgacagactttacgccctagccccagacttcgccaccaagttagatgtccctggcatagatgaaccgatcgctcgcctcgtttcacgatctatcttgcccaggaaaggggaatcccacctaaaagatactactgaacgtcgaatagacttcgccctccgcaagaaccacgaggccactgccctagccatgcgtgcctctgcctcagcctccatcttctccagagcatctatgatgtggctggatgaccttctagaggacgataaccctgatcctgtcgccttcaaaagagcactattgaagttacgtaagacagcagcctttgtggccgatgccactttggatgccacccaattaggggcacgagccatgacgactcaaatagtcgctcgtcgcaccctctggcttcgccactggcaagctgattcagcggctagattgaacctgtccaaagctccttactccggatctctactcttcggtgaggaagctctaaaggcagttctggttgatccaaaagacgcccacaaaccggttctagccacaatcaagaacatcgaccacaggcccctcaggcgatttccctcctttcgttctaaccagccctttcgaggaacgcgaccaggaggacgaggctgcgatttcagaccctatgattccaacgcattcaggggctcctggaaccgacgcccccagggcagag acctacggctggctggtcaacttcgacaaaagccatctccaaccaacccaacgcctactacatcttggggcaatgttggacaccctgcaggcaatggtcttcctgtctccagatcgcatcactgccatcacaagcatcgcaaggtccctgatgcaacaaacatccgcagacgtcatgcttctcgccagagcgctcgggatgtttatctccacaatccacattgtaccctgggctcgagctcacactcggccccttcagtggactctgttgccttttcaaaaagacattgccagctccaaccatcacaaagttcgtttgagccccgctctgcgcctctccttccgctggtggaccaaggttcaacacctctccaagggcacgtcgttcagagaaccccgcagaaccgtcgtgaccacagacgccagcctcataggttggggagcccactgcaactcccagtatgttcagggggtttggcccaacgcagagcgagctcgaagcatcaactggctggaactaaaggctgtccacttggctctatgtcattttcagtctctgttccctttgcatcatgtgctcattcgaacagacaacacgtgtgtaaaatcacatttgaacagacaagggggcaccaggtctcgtcctctgcaggacttagcctccctcatctttgtctgggcagaacaacatctacaatccctgaaagcagagcacctcaaagggattttgaatgtgacagcagactggctcagcagacaacaggtcttcccgggagaatggaaacttcatccagccattttccatcgtctccagtgtcggttcggcgccctctcagtcgacctgtttgcttccagtcacaattgccagcttcccaggtactttgcccgatacctggactcaacagcagaagcagtggatgctctgacaacaccgtggccagacggtctattgtacgcctttccccccataccattgttagccaaaaccttgaggaaggcgcgaaccgaaagggcacagctggttctgatagcaccattttggccacgccgtccgtggttctcagatcttctggcaatgtcaatgatggacccttggacacttccagtaacgccagacctcttatcccagggtccagtactgcaccaggaccctacttggctcaatctaacagtgtggcgtttgaacggagacacttgaggtcagctggactgtctgacgctgtgattgatattattttggcctcgagaagaccatctaccactcgcatttatcaacatacctgggtggctttctccaagtggtgtcagtcccaccaccacgatccatcccaggccaatgtgcaccaggtgctccaatttctccatagtggctttatgatgggacttcgacccaacactctacgtcgacatgcgtctactctgtcatccattctctcagtgtcctctcctggagatcatatttcctcacatccgttcatcaaacgttttttgaggggagtcgccctacgctctccggctgttgtccatcggttcccctcatggagtttgccgaaagttctgcaggctttgcaacgccctccgtttgaacccatcagaactgtgcccctacgtattctgtccttcaaggtcctgtttctgattgcaatcacatctgccagacgcgtttcggagttgggcgcattgtcttccgctagacacctctgcgtcttccataaggactctgttgtgctgaagactgatccttcctttcgtcccaaggtcgattcagtttttcattgcaaccaggacattgttttgccttccttttgcccgaatcctacccatcctctcgagaaggcttggcattcgttggatgtccggagggctctcaagacctacctgtctaggacccaagagattcgacgaacggagtctctgtttgtatcctttcatccagggtctatggggcataaagtatccaatcctaccttatcccgttggttaagggcatgtattaccttagcatatgagtccctgaagctgccagttcctgttagtataacagctcattctactaggtcagctgccacttcggctgcttttgctactaatgctcctgttgccgatatttgtagggccgcagtctggtcttccccacactggtttataagacattataaaattgatcgttatgcctctgctgatgcttcttttggcagacgagtgttgcaacaggttcttaatgaggattaa